A region of Myxococcaceae bacterium JPH2 DNA encodes the following proteins:
- a CDS encoding helix-turn-helix transcriptional regulator — MSRSRLDAPRGVLQRRAPANRIAHERWLPAPALAPYIEHFWSVRWDLRGLPSLQAETLPHPCIHWIFERGRGQLAGVQTRRFRRRLSGQDRVFGIKFRPAAFQPFLGAPLSRLTDRTVSARPVFGPAVDALRDAILAEPEPLRCVALAEDFLVTRIPVLPAEIVLLRDLVERLARDPEITRMEQVAARAGLPVRQLQRRFNAAVGVSPKWVLQRYRLHEAALRLEAEDAPDMASLALQLGYFDQSHFIRDFKSVVGQSPGEYAAEARAIRQQSNSR, encoded by the coding sequence GTGAGTCGTTCCCGCCTCGACGCCCCGCGCGGCGTCCTCCAGCGCCGCGCGCCTGCGAACCGCATCGCCCACGAGCGATGGCTGCCCGCGCCCGCGCTGGCGCCCTACATCGAGCACTTCTGGAGCGTCCGGTGGGACCTCCGGGGCCTGCCCTCCCTCCAGGCCGAGACGCTGCCGCACCCCTGCATCCACTGGATTTTCGAGCGAGGGCGCGGCCAGCTCGCCGGCGTGCAGACGCGGCGCTTCCGCCGACGCCTGAGCGGGCAGGATCGCGTCTTCGGCATCAAGTTCCGCCCCGCCGCGTTCCAGCCGTTCCTCGGGGCGCCCCTGTCACGCCTGACCGATCGCACGGTCAGCGCGAGGCCCGTGTTCGGACCGGCCGTCGATGCGCTGCGCGACGCCATCCTCGCGGAGCCCGAGCCCCTGCGGTGCGTGGCGCTGGCCGAGGACTTCCTCGTCACACGCATCCCCGTCCTGCCCGCGGAGATCGTCCTGCTGCGCGACCTGGTGGAGCGACTGGCGCGAGACCCCGAAATCACGCGCATGGAGCAGGTCGCCGCGCGCGCGGGCCTGCCGGTGCGTCAGCTCCAGCGACGGTTCAACGCGGCGGTGGGCGTGAGTCCCAAGTGGGTCCTCCAGCGCTACCGCCTGCACGAAGCCGCCCTGCGGCTCGAAGCCGAGGACGCACCGGACATGGCGAGCCTCGCGTTGCAACTGGGTTACTTCGACCAGTCGCACTTCATCCGAGACTTCAAGTCCGTCGTCGGCCAGTCACCCGGCGAGTACGCCGCCGAGGCCCGCGCGATCCGCCAGCAGTCGAACTCGCGCTGA
- a CDS encoding DUF3224 domain-containing protein: MKHRATGPFDVKVTPMPPEAQASDSPVGRLWLDKRFHGDLDATSLGQMLAVRSAVEGSAGYVAMECVTGTLQGRTGTFCLQHTGTAVRGEKSLTITVVPDSGTGELRGLSGSVKILIESGGKHFYDFEYSLAETP; the protein is encoded by the coding sequence ATGAAGCACCGCGCCACTGGCCCCTTCGACGTCAAGGTGACCCCCATGCCTCCGGAGGCGCAGGCCAGCGACTCGCCCGTGGGGCGGCTGTGGCTCGACAAGCGCTTCCACGGTGACCTGGACGCGACGAGCTTGGGACAGATGCTCGCGGTGCGCTCCGCTGTCGAGGGCTCGGCGGGCTACGTGGCGATGGAGTGCGTGACGGGAACGCTGCAGGGGCGCACGGGCACCTTCTGTCTCCAGCACACCGGGACCGCGGTGCGCGGCGAGAAGTCGCTCACCATCACGGTGGTTCCGGACTCGGGCACGGGCGAGCTGCGCGGGCTGTCGGGCTCGGTGAAGATCCTCATCGAGAGCGGCGGCAAGCACTTCTACGACTTCGAGTACTCGCTGGCCGAGACGCCCTGA
- a CDS encoding M4 family metallopeptidase: MKVRNDLPKPAVSRTPDTKPASASGQGASKGVGFTQASSFAPQARPAPVALKNTLTAPPKPGPIALDSAQGKAAIQTTVDFLQTQNAQSAGKGIVPGPVLSGADFSPRAVEQDTLGMTHVRMDRVSEGTPVFGEQVIGHLANDGRVESVTGDISAIPPGLGSSKTKLTAEQALSVAQRDFAGKTDRAPTTERVLFKANDGAYHVAYHVELSNTTDVGPGKDPRKMNYLVDANTGKVLEQFNQLGGFEGVRGKKGKPTTTPTPPPTTPSQPTPAGKADDTTQYSGKVQIGSTKNADGTYSLEDKTRGQGVVTRDALNRDPDSTSTKNAPITDNNDVWGEKTDSARNKDAVDAQYGAQATYDFYKDVLGRDSIDGKGEKLVSDVHVGDKFNNAYWDGEKMNYGDGDGQTFGSLTTLDIAGHEITHGLTERTAGLKYRGESGALNEAMSDILGTGVEWHESKTNSAVKFDWTVGEDTFTPNNGDPTDGLRDMSDPTKDGQSRDNYSKLYTGMQDNGGVHLNSGIANNAFYLLSQGGKNRTSGTEVKDGIGIEKSLKVFSRALTFYMTPNTNFAQAKEATFKAAQDLYGKDSTEAKKVLESWNAVGVK; the protein is encoded by the coding sequence ATGAAAGTTCGCAACGACCTTCCGAAGCCCGCCGTCTCCCGCACCCCCGACACGAAGCCCGCGAGCGCCTCTGGCCAGGGGGCGTCCAAGGGCGTGGGCTTCACCCAGGCGTCCAGCTTCGCGCCCCAGGCGCGCCCGGCCCCGGTGGCGTTGAAGAACACCCTCACGGCGCCCCCGAAGCCGGGCCCCATCGCGCTCGACAGCGCCCAGGGCAAGGCGGCCATCCAGACAACGGTGGACTTCCTCCAGACGCAGAACGCGCAGTCCGCGGGCAAGGGCATCGTCCCCGGGCCCGTCCTCAGCGGAGCCGACTTCTCGCCTCGCGCGGTGGAGCAGGACACCCTGGGCATGACGCACGTGCGGATGGACCGCGTCAGCGAGGGCACGCCCGTCTTCGGTGAGCAGGTCATCGGGCACCTGGCCAACGATGGCCGGGTGGAGAGCGTCACCGGAGACATCTCCGCCATTCCTCCGGGGCTGGGCTCGTCCAAGACGAAGCTGACCGCCGAGCAGGCGCTCTCCGTCGCGCAGCGGGACTTCGCGGGCAAGACGGACCGCGCGCCCACGACGGAGCGCGTCCTCTTCAAGGCGAACGATGGCGCGTACCACGTCGCGTACCACGTGGAGCTGAGCAACACGACGGACGTGGGCCCGGGCAAGGACCCGCGCAAGATGAACTACCTGGTCGACGCCAACACCGGGAAGGTGCTGGAGCAGTTCAACCAGTTGGGTGGCTTCGAGGGCGTGCGCGGCAAGAAGGGCAAGCCCACGACGACTCCGACGCCGCCGCCGACGACTCCGTCGCAGCCCACGCCCGCGGGCAAGGCCGACGACACCACGCAGTACAGCGGCAAGGTGCAGATCGGCAGCACGAAGAACGCGGACGGCACATACAGCCTGGAGGACAAGACGCGGGGCCAGGGCGTGGTGACGCGCGACGCGCTCAACCGCGACCCGGACTCCACCTCGACGAAGAACGCGCCCATCACCGACAACAACGACGTCTGGGGCGAGAAGACGGACTCGGCGCGCAACAAGGACGCGGTGGATGCGCAGTACGGCGCGCAGGCCACGTATGACTTCTACAAGGACGTACTTGGCCGCGACTCCATCGACGGCAAGGGCGAGAAGCTCGTCTCCGACGTGCACGTGGGCGACAAGTTCAACAACGCCTACTGGGACGGCGAGAAGATGAACTACGGCGATGGCGACGGCCAGACGTTCGGGTCGCTCACCACGCTGGACATCGCGGGCCACGAAATCACGCATGGCCTCACCGAGCGCACCGCCGGCCTGAAGTACCGGGGCGAGTCGGGCGCGCTCAACGAGGCGATGAGCGACATCCTCGGCACGGGCGTGGAGTGGCACGAGAGCAAGACGAACAGCGCGGTGAAGTTCGACTGGACGGTGGGCGAGGACACCTTCACGCCGAACAACGGCGACCCCACCGACGGCCTGCGGGACATGAGCGACCCCACGAAGGACGGTCAGTCGCGCGACAACTACTCCAAGCTCTACACCGGCATGCAGGACAACGGCGGCGTGCACCTCAACTCGGGCATCGCCAACAACGCCTTCTACCTGCTGTCCCAGGGCGGGAAGAACCGCACCTCCGGCACCGAGGTAAAGGACGGCATCGGCATCGAGAAGAGCCTCAAGGTCTTCTCGCGCGCGCTGACCTTCTACATGACGCCCAACACCAACTTCGCCCAGGCGAAGGAGGCCACCTTCAAGGCGGCCCAGGACCTGTACGGCAAGGACTCGACGGAGGCGAAGAAGGTGCTGGAGAGCTGGAACGCGGTGGGCGTGAAGTAG